In Streptomyces alboniger, the following are encoded in one genomic region:
- a CDS encoding NTP transferase domain-containing protein translates to MTANEGASYDAVVLAGGGAARLGGADKPGVRVGGRTLLDRVLTACSGAGTTVVVAAPRPTARPVVWAREEPPGGGPLAALDAGLRRTAAEWVVVLSADLPFLEEWTVRRLLEALRDSGADGAVLTDPEGRDQPLVAAYRSASLRRGIAELAGTGEGGGLGGLPLRRLVSRLGLTRVADPVAAFDCDTWDDIATARARIREHGHVLDEWISAVKDELGIELDVDTGMLLDLARDAAHGVARPAAPLTTFLVGYAAAQAAARGGAGATGGAEAVADASRRAAALAARWAEEEAQQGATPGAGAAPTTPAKPQTSPSQPQTSPSRSQAAAPTPHTSHTSHTPPSPGSSSDAG, encoded by the coding sequence GTGACCGCGAACGAGGGTGCCTCCTATGACGCCGTGGTGCTCGCAGGTGGCGGCGCCGCTCGGCTCGGCGGCGCCGACAAACCCGGCGTGCGCGTCGGCGGGCGGACGCTGCTCGACCGGGTCCTGACCGCCTGTTCCGGCGCCGGGACCACCGTCGTGGTGGCCGCGCCGAGACCGACCGCGCGGCCCGTGGTGTGGGCGCGTGAGGAGCCGCCGGGCGGCGGGCCGCTGGCCGCGCTGGACGCGGGACTGCGGCGTACCGCGGCGGAGTGGGTGGTGGTGCTCTCCGCGGACCTGCCGTTCCTGGAGGAGTGGACCGTACGCCGCCTGCTGGAGGCTCTGCGGGACAGCGGGGCGGACGGGGCGGTTCTCACCGACCCGGAAGGGCGTGATCAGCCGCTCGTCGCGGCCTACCGCAGTGCGTCGCTGCGGCGGGGGATCGCGGAACTCGCGGGCACGGGTGAAGGCGGCGGGCTCGGCGGGCTGCCACTGCGGCGGCTCGTTTCGCGGCTCGGTCTGACCCGGGTAGCCGATCCCGTCGCCGCCTTCGACTGCGACACCTGGGACGACATCGCCACCGCGCGGGCGCGGATCAGGGAGCATGGGCATGTGTTGGATGAATGGATTTCCGCAGTCAAGGACGAGCTGGGCATCGAACTCGACGTCGATACCGGCATGCTCCTCGACCTCGCCCGCGACGCCGCGCACGGTGTGGCCAGGCCGGCGGCACCGCTGACCACCTTCCTCGTCGGCTACGCGGCAGCGCAGGCCGCTGCGCGGGGCGGGGCGGGGGCGACGGGCGGAGCCGAAGCCGTCGCCGACGCGTCGCGCAGGGCCGCGGCGCTTGCCGCCCGCTGGGCGGAGGAGGAGGCCCAGCAGGGTGCGACGCCGGGGGCCGGGGCCGCCCCCACCACCCCTGCAAAGCCGCAGACCTCGCCCTCGCAGCCGCAGACCTCCCCCTCGCGGTCGCAGGCCGCCGCCCCTACCCCGCACACCTCCCACACCTCCCACACTCCGCCCTCCCCCGGTTCCTCCTCGGATGCCGGATGA
- a CDS encoding Lrp/AsnC family transcriptional regulator, whose translation MADQHAGGPPEPRVPESRVPEPRVPEPRVPEARVPDPRPLDAIDRDILQILHTDGRASIRSVAERVHVSRANAYARINRLIDDGVIRGFGARINHERAGQGASAYITLKIVQNTWRTVREHLRALPGASHIALVSGDFDVLLLVHTPDNRALRELVLTRLQSIPEVLSTRTLLVFEEDDMEPES comes from the coding sequence ATGGCCGACCAGCACGCCGGCGGCCCACCGGAGCCCCGAGTACCGGAATCCCGAGTACCGGAGCCCCGGGTGCCAGAGCCCCGAGTACCGGAGGCCCGGGTGCCGGATCCTCGACCCCTGGACGCCATCGACCGCGACATCCTCCAGATCCTGCACACGGACGGTCGCGCATCGATACGCTCCGTGGCCGAACGCGTCCATGTGTCGCGGGCCAACGCGTACGCGCGCATCAACCGCCTCATCGACGACGGCGTCATCCGGGGCTTCGGGGCGCGGATCAACCACGAGCGCGCCGGGCAGGGCGCCTCCGCCTACATCACGCTCAAGATCGTCCAGAACACCTGGCGTACAGTGCGCGAGCATCTGCGCGCACTCCCGGGTGCGTCCCATATCGCACTGGTAAGCGGCGACTTCGACGTACTGCTCCTGGTGCACACGCCGGACAACCGCGCCCTGCGCGAGCTGGTGCTCACCCGGCTCCAGTCCATCCCCGAAGTCCTCAGCACGCGTACGTTGCTGGTCTTCGAGGAGGACGACATGGAGCCCGAGAGCTGA
- a CDS encoding 3-hydroxyacyl-CoA dehydrogenase yields the protein MTALELSSAVAVVGTGTMGQGIAQVALVAGHPVRLYDAAPGRAKAAADAIGARLDRLVEKGRLTAADRTAAAARLTPADSLAELAGCGLVIEAVLEQLDVKQRLFQDLEDVVGGDCLLATNTSSLSVTAIAGALEKPGRFVGLHFFNPAPLLPLVEVVSGFATDETAATRAYETAKAWGKRPVRCADTPGFIVNRVARPFYAEALRLHEERVADPATIDAVLRECGGFKMGPFELTDLIGQDVNESVTRSVWESFFQDPKFTPSLAQRRLVESRRLGRKSGRGWYAYGDDAPRPEPHTAGPERAPESVTVHGDLFAAEALPGLIRDAGIRVEHGTDVPSYPGSIELPGGARLAPADGTSPDAAAEPTIHFDLALDYRTATRIALAPSGRVGEQALTEAIGLFQALGKKVSVIGPAPGMIVARTVWMLIDFALDAVGREVANAEGVDAAMRLGVNYPLGPIEWGRRLTAYRVAEALDLLNDEYPTGRYAPSQALRRQAVREEYS from the coding sequence ATGACAGCACTCGAGCTCAGCAGCGCCGTTGCCGTGGTGGGCACCGGAACCATGGGGCAGGGCATCGCACAGGTCGCCCTGGTGGCCGGCCACCCCGTGCGGCTGTACGACGCGGCCCCCGGCCGGGCGAAGGCGGCGGCCGACGCGATCGGCGCCCGTCTTGACCGGCTCGTCGAGAAGGGCAGGCTCACCGCCGCGGACCGTACCGCCGCGGCCGCCCGCCTCACGCCCGCCGACAGCCTCGCGGAGCTGGCGGGCTGCGGTCTCGTCATCGAGGCCGTCCTGGAGCAACTGGACGTGAAGCAGCGGCTGTTCCAGGACCTGGAGGACGTCGTCGGCGGCGACTGTCTGCTGGCCACCAACACCTCCTCCCTCTCCGTCACCGCCATCGCGGGCGCCCTGGAGAAGCCGGGCCGTTTCGTGGGCCTGCACTTCTTCAACCCCGCGCCGCTGCTTCCCCTCGTCGAGGTCGTCAGCGGCTTCGCGACCGACGAGACGGCGGCCACGCGCGCGTACGAGACCGCGAAGGCCTGGGGCAAGAGGCCGGTGCGCTGCGCGGACACCCCCGGCTTCATCGTCAACCGCGTCGCCAGGCCCTTCTACGCCGAGGCGCTGCGCCTGCACGAAGAGCGCGTCGCCGACCCGGCGACGATCGACGCGGTCCTGCGCGAGTGCGGCGGCTTCAAGATGGGCCCCTTCGAGCTGACCGACCTCATCGGCCAGGACGTCAACGAATCCGTCACGCGCTCCGTGTGGGAGTCGTTCTTCCAGGACCCCAAGTTCACCCCCTCGCTCGCCCAGCGCCGGCTCGTCGAGTCACGCCGCCTCGGCCGGAAGTCGGGCCGGGGCTGGTACGCGTACGGGGATGACGCCCCACGCCCGGAACCGCACACCGCCGGACCCGAGCGGGCCCCGGAGTCCGTCACCGTCCACGGTGACCTCTTCGCGGCGGAAGCCCTCCCGGGCCTCATCCGGGACGCCGGCATCCGCGTCGAGCACGGCACGGACGTTCCGAGCTATCCAGGCTCCATCGAGCTGCCCGGCGGCGCACGGCTCGCACCGGCCGACGGGACGTCCCCCGACGCCGCGGCCGAGCCCACGATCCACTTCGACCTCGCCCTGGACTACCGCACCGCGACCCGCATCGCCCTCGCCCCCTCCGGCAGGGTGGGCGAGCAGGCGCTGACGGAGGCGATCGGCCTCTTCCAGGCGCTCGGCAAGAAGGTCAGCGTCATCGGGCCCGCCCCGGGGATGATCGTCGCCCGCACGGTGTGGATGCTGATCGACTTCGCCCTGGACGCCGTCGGCCGCGAGGTGGCCAACGCCGAGGGCGTCGACGCCGCCATGCGCCTCGGCGTCAACTACCCACTCGGGCCGATCGAATGGGGTCGCCGCCTCACCGCGTACCGCGTGGCCGAGGCGCTGGATCTCCTGAACGACGAGTACCCCACCGGGCGTTACGCACCCTCCCAGGCCCTGCGGCGCCAGGCCGTGCGAGAGGAGTACTCATGA
- the pdhA gene encoding pyruvate dehydrogenase (acetyl-transferring) E1 component subunit alpha, whose translation MTVMEQRGAYRPTPPPAWQPRTDPAPLLPDAEPYRVLGTEAAGKADPGLLRRLYAELVRGRRYNTQATALTKQGRLAVYPSSTGQEACEIAAALVLEERDWLFPSYRDTLAVLTRGLDPVSALTLLRGDWHTGYDPREHRIAPLCTPLATQLPHAVGLAHAARLKGDDVVALAMVGDGGTSEGDFHEALNFAAVWRAPVVFLVQNNGFAISVPLDRQTAAPSLAHKAVGYGMPGRLVDGNDVAAMHEVLGEAVARAREGGGPTLVEAITYRMEAHTNADDATRYRHDDEVAAWRDHDPVLLLERELVERGLLDDDTRRRASEDAEAMAADLRERMNKDPLLDPMDLFTHVYAEQTSQLREQAAQLRAELEAAAEEAEAAESAKGETR comes from the coding sequence ATGACGGTCATGGAGCAGCGGGGCGCCTACCGGCCGACCCCGCCCCCCGCTTGGCAGCCCAGGACCGACCCCGCGCCGCTGCTGCCGGACGCCGAGCCGTACCGCGTCCTTGGCACGGAGGCCGCCGGGAAGGCCGACCCGGGGCTGCTGCGCCGGCTCTACGCGGAGCTGGTGCGCGGACGCCGTTACAACACGCAGGCGACGGCACTCACGAAGCAGGGCAGGCTCGCGGTCTACCCCTCGAGCACCGGCCAGGAGGCCTGCGAGATCGCCGCAGCGCTGGTGCTGGAGGAGCGGGACTGGCTCTTTCCCAGCTACCGGGACACGCTCGCCGTGCTCACCCGCGGGCTCGATCCCGTGAGTGCCCTGACGCTGCTGCGCGGCGACTGGCACACGGGATACGACCCGCGCGAGCACCGCATAGCGCCCCTGTGCACCCCACTCGCCACCCAGCTGCCGCACGCCGTGGGCCTGGCGCACGCCGCCCGTCTCAAAGGCGACGACGTGGTCGCCCTCGCCATGGTCGGCGACGGCGGCACCAGTGAGGGCGACTTCCACGAGGCGTTGAACTTCGCCGCGGTGTGGCGTGCGCCCGTGGTCTTCCTCGTGCAGAACAACGGCTTCGCGATCTCCGTGCCGCTCGACAGGCAGACCGCCGCCCCCTCCTTGGCCCACAAGGCCGTCGGGTACGGCATGCCGGGACGCCTGGTGGACGGCAACGACGTGGCCGCGATGCACGAGGTCCTCGGCGAGGCGGTCGCCCGCGCGCGGGAGGGCGGCGGGCCGACCCTGGTCGAGGCGATCACGTACCGCATGGAAGCCCACACGAACGCCGACGACGCCACGCGCTACCGCCACGACGACGAGGTCGCGGCCTGGCGTGACCACGACCCGGTCCTGCTCCTGGAGCGGGAGCTGGTGGAGCGCGGCCTCCTGGACGACGACACCAGGCGACGCGCGAGCGAGGACGCCGAGGCCATGGCGGCCGACCTGCGCGAACGCATGAACAAGGATCCCCTCCTGGACCCCATGGACCTCTTCACGCACGTGTACGCCGAGCAGACCTCGCAACTACGGGAGCAGGCGGCGCAGTTGCGGGCCGAGCTGGAAGCAGCCGCGGAAGAGGCGGAAGCGGCGGAGTCGGCGAAGGGGGAGACGCGATGA
- a CDS encoding alpha-ketoacid dehydrogenase subunit beta: MTTVAAKPATKPATMAQALGRALRDSMAEDSSVHVLGEDVGALGGVFRVTDGLTKEFGEDRCTDTPLAEAGILGTAVGMAMYGLRPVVEMQFDAFAYPAFEQLISHVARMRNRTRGAMPLPITVRVPYGGGIGGVEHHSDSSEAYYMATPGLHVVAPATVADAYGLLRASIASDDPVVFLEPKRLYWSKADWNPDAPQSVEPIGRAVVRRPGRSATLITYGPSVPVCLEAAEAARAEGWDLEVVDLRSLVPFDDETVAASVRRTGRAVVVHESSGFGGPGGEIAARVTERCFHHLEAPVLRVAGFDIPYPPPMLEKHHLPGVDRILDAVARLQWEAQS, translated from the coding sequence ATGACCACGGTCGCGGCGAAGCCGGCCACCAAACCGGCCACCATGGCGCAGGCGCTCGGACGAGCGCTGCGCGACTCCATGGCCGAGGACTCCTCCGTGCACGTCCTGGGTGAGGACGTCGGGGCCCTCGGTGGTGTCTTCCGGGTCACCGACGGGCTCACCAAGGAGTTCGGCGAGGACCGTTGTACGGACACCCCGCTGGCCGAGGCGGGCATCCTCGGGACGGCGGTCGGCATGGCGATGTACGGCCTGCGGCCCGTCGTCGAGATGCAGTTCGACGCCTTCGCCTATCCCGCCTTCGAGCAGCTGATCTCGCATGTGGCGCGCATGCGCAACCGCACCAGGGGCGCGATGCCGCTGCCCATCACCGTGCGCGTGCCCTACGGCGGCGGGATCGGCGGCGTCGAACACCACAGCGACTCATCCGAGGCGTACTACATGGCGACGCCGGGCCTGCACGTCGTCGCGCCCGCCACGGTCGCCGACGCGTACGGCCTGCTGCGGGCCTCCATCGCCTCCGACGACCCGGTCGTCTTCCTGGAGCCGAAGCGCCTGTACTGGTCCAAGGCGGACTGGAACCCGGACGCGCCCCAGAGCGTTGAACCGATAGGCCGCGCGGTGGTGCGGCGCCCCGGGCGCAGCGCCACGCTCATCACGTACGGCCCGTCCGTGCCCGTCTGCCTGGAGGCGGCCGAGGCCGCCCGCGCCGAGGGCTGGGATCTCGAAGTGGTCGACCTGCGCTCGCTGGTGCCCTTCGACGACGAGACGGTCGCCGCGTCCGTACGACGCACGGGCCGGGCTGTCGTCGTGCACGAGTCGAGCGGCTTCGGCGGGCCCGGCGGGGAGATCGCCGCGCGGGTCACCGAGCGGTGCTTCCATCACTTGGAGGCGCCGGTGCTGCGGGTCGCGGGGTTCGACATCCCGTATCCGCCGCCGATGCTGGAGAAGCACCATCTGCCGGGCGTCGACCGGATCCTGGACGCGGTCGCGCGGTTGCAGTGGGAGGCGCAGAGCTGA
- a CDS encoding TetR/AcrR family transcriptional regulator gives MTTARRDTYTPETLLSVAVRVFNERGYDGTSMEHLSKAAGISKSSIYHHVAGKEELLRRAVSRAIDGLFGILAEEHARVGSAVERLEYVTRRTVEVLVAEVPYVTLLLRVRGNTDTERWALERRREFDQQVAELLKEAVADGDLRSDVELRLATRLLFGMINSIVEWYRPESRGAANGAEIADAVVRLAFAGLRTDR, from the coding sequence ATGACCACCGCCCGGCGGGACACCTACACCCCGGAGACGCTGCTCAGCGTCGCCGTCCGGGTCTTCAACGAGCGTGGCTACGACGGCACGTCCATGGAGCACCTCTCCAAGGCGGCCGGCATCTCCAAGTCCTCGATTTACCACCACGTGGCGGGCAAGGAGGAACTGCTGCGCCGCGCGGTGAGCCGGGCGATCGACGGGCTCTTCGGGATCCTCGCCGAGGAGCACGCGCGCGTGGGCAGCGCCGTCGAGCGCCTTGAATACGTCACGCGCCGCACGGTGGAGGTCCTGGTCGCCGAGGTGCCCTATGTGACGCTGCTGCTGCGCGTGCGCGGCAACACGGACACCGAGCGGTGGGCCCTGGAGCGGCGCAGGGAATTCGACCAGCAGGTGGCCGAGCTGCTGAAGGAGGCCGTCGCGGACGGCGACCTGCGCTCCGACGTCGAGCTGCGCCTGGCCACCCGGCTGCTCTTCGGAATGATCAACTCCATCGTGGAGTGGTACCGGCCGGAGAGCCGGGGAGCGGCCAACGGCGCGGAGATCGCCGACGCCGTCGTGCGGCTGGCCTTCGCGGGGCTGCGCACCGACCGCTGA
- the paaN gene encoding phenylacetic acid degradation protein PaaN, translating to MAAELTAHQLIAKHRSTLDQALETISTRAYWSPHPEHPKAYGEDGSLSLPEGKAAFDALQGARFDLDQPGTDDWVGGEVSPYGPELGITYPHPDIDTLLPAMRAGMRAWREAGAETRAMVSLEILARISARTHEMAHAVMHTSGQAFMMAFQAGGPHAQDRGLEAIAYAYAEQTRTPGTAEWHKPQGKRDPLALSKRFTPVPRGISLLIGCNTFPTWNGYPGLFASLATGNPVLVKPHPRAVLPLALTVRIAREVLAEAGFDPNLVCLAAERPGEGIAKTLAVRPEIKIIDYTGSTSFGDWLEANARQAQVYTEKAGVNTVVVDSTDNYKGMLANLAFSLSLYSGQMCTTPQNLLIPRDGIETDAGAKSYDDVVADLAASVSGLLGDDARANGILGALVNPDVKTRLEAAAGLGEVALPSRTITNPDFPDAVVRTPVIVKLDGAKPDAESAYLSECFGPVSFAVAVDSAADAVELLRRTVRDKGAMTVGAYTTSEEVSTAIEETCLEECAQLSLNLTGGVYVNQTAAFSDFHGSGGNPAANAALCDGAFVANRFRVVEVRKDA from the coding sequence ATGGCCGCCGAACTCACCGCGCACCAGCTGATCGCCAAGCACCGGTCCACCCTCGATCAGGCGCTGGAGACCATCAGCACGCGCGCGTACTGGTCCCCGCACCCCGAGCACCCCAAGGCGTACGGGGAGGACGGCAGCCTGAGCCTGCCCGAGGGCAAAGCCGCTTTCGACGCCCTCCAGGGCGCCCGCTTCGACCTCGACCAGCCCGGCACGGACGACTGGGTCGGCGGCGAAGTCTCTCCGTACGGCCCGGAGTTGGGGATCACGTACCCCCACCCGGACATCGACACGCTGCTGCCCGCCATGCGCGCCGGAATGCGCGCCTGGCGCGAGGCGGGCGCGGAGACGCGCGCGATGGTCAGCCTGGAGATCCTGGCGCGGATCAGCGCCCGCACGCACGAGATGGCGCACGCGGTCATGCACACCAGCGGGCAGGCCTTCATGATGGCTTTCCAGGCGGGCGGCCCGCATGCCCAGGACCGCGGCCTGGAAGCGATCGCGTACGCCTATGCGGAGCAGACCCGCACGCCCGGCACCGCCGAGTGGCACAAGCCCCAGGGCAAGCGCGACCCCCTCGCCCTGAGCAAGCGGTTCACGCCCGTGCCGCGCGGCATCTCACTCCTGATCGGCTGCAACACCTTCCCTACGTGGAACGGCTACCCGGGCCTCTTCGCCTCGCTCGCGACCGGCAACCCCGTCCTGGTCAAGCCCCACCCGCGCGCGGTGCTGCCGCTCGCGCTCACGGTCCGGATCGCCCGTGAGGTCCTCGCGGAGGCGGGCTTCGACCCGAACCTGGTCTGCCTGGCCGCCGAGCGGCCCGGCGAGGGGATCGCCAAGACGCTCGCCGTGCGCCCCGAGATCAAGATCATCGACTACACGGGATCGACCTCGTTCGGCGACTGGCTCGAGGCCAACGCCCGCCAGGCGCAGGTCTACACGGAAAAGGCCGGCGTCAACACGGTCGTGGTCGACTCGACGGACAACTACAAGGGAATGCTGGCCAACCTCGCCTTCTCCCTGTCCCTCTACAGCGGCCAGATGTGCACCACCCCGCAGAACCTCCTCATCCCGCGCGACGGCATCGAGACGGACGCCGGAGCCAAGTCGTACGACGACGTGGTGGCCGACCTCGCGGCCTCGGTGAGCGGCCTCCTGGGCGACGACGCCCGGGCGAACGGCATCCTGGGCGCGCTGGTCAACCCGGACGTGAAGACCCGCCTGGAGGCTGCCGCGGGCCTCGGCGAAGTGGCCCTCCCCTCAAGGACGATCACGAACCCCGACTTCCCCGACGCCGTGGTGCGCACGCCGGTGATCGTCAAGCTGGACGGCGCGAAGCCGGACGCCGAGTCGGCCTACCTCAGCGAGTGCTTCGGCCCGGTCTCCTTCGCGGTCGCCGTCGACTCCGCCGCCGACGCTGTGGAGCTGTTGCGCCGCACGGTGCGCGACAAGGGAGCGATGACCGTAGGGGCGTACACCACCTCGGAAGAGGTCTCCACGGCCATCGAGGAGACCTGCCTGGAGGAGTGCGCCCAGCTGTCGCTGAACCTCACGGGCGGGGTCTATGTGAACCAGACGGCGGCGTTCTCGGACTTCCACGGCTCGGGCGGCAACCCCGCGGCGAACGCCGCGCTGTGCGACGGCGCGTTCGTCGCCAACCGCTTCCGCGTGGTGGAGGTCCGCAAGGACGCGTGA
- a CDS encoding dihydrolipoamide acetyltransferase family protein, producing the protein MAQVLEFKLPDLGEGLTEAEIVRWLVEVGDVVAVDQPVVEVETAKAMVEVPCPYGGVVTARFGEEGAELPVGAPLLTVAVGAPADPGAPVDSHTPDDGGAPVGVRAPEEPAERALQAAAEESSGNVLVGYGTAAAPARRRRVRPTRPAFEVPAALSGEATSGGSESPATRVDGPVPVISPLVRRLAREHDVDLRALAGSGPDGLITRADVEAAIGAGPAGTAGTREAVASEERRQVEAGQEPTRAGLASRHPLTGVRGLVADKMSRSRREIPEATCWVDADATELLAARAAMNAAVTERDGQKVSLLALFARISVAALGRFPVLNSSVDMEAREVRRFADIHLGFAAQTDRGLVVPVVRHAQTRTTESINAELIRLTEEGRAGKLTPRDLTGGTFTLNNYGVFGVDGSTPIINHPEAAMLGVGRIVPKPWVHQGELAVRHVVQLSLTFDHRVCDGGTAGGFLRYVADCVEQPALLLRSV; encoded by the coding sequence ATGGCGCAGGTGTTGGAGTTCAAGCTGCCCGACCTCGGCGAGGGGCTGACGGAGGCCGAGATCGTCCGCTGGCTCGTCGAGGTCGGGGACGTCGTCGCCGTCGACCAGCCGGTCGTCGAGGTCGAGACGGCCAAGGCGATGGTCGAAGTGCCGTGTCCCTACGGAGGCGTGGTCACGGCCCGATTCGGTGAGGAAGGCGCGGAACTGCCCGTCGGGGCGCCGCTGTTGACCGTCGCTGTGGGGGCTCCCGCCGATCCTGGCGCGCCGGTCGACAGTCACACCCCCGACGATGGAGGCGCACCGGTCGGGGTCCGTGCGCCGGAGGAGCCCGCAGAGCGGGCGCTGCAAGCGGCGGCCGAGGAGTCTTCCGGCAATGTCCTGGTCGGTTACGGCACCGCGGCCGCGCCTGCCCGCCGCAGGAGGGTGCGGCCCACCCGGCCGGCCTTTGAGGTGCCCGCCGCGCTCTCCGGAGAGGCGACCTCCGGAGGGTCGGAAAGTCCCGCCACGCGCGTGGACGGCCCTGTGCCGGTGATCTCTCCGCTCGTACGCAGGCTGGCGCGGGAGCATGACGTGGATCTGCGCGCGCTGGCGGGTTCGGGCCCCGACGGGCTCATCACGCGGGCCGACGTCGAGGCGGCCATCGGCGCGGGCCCGGCGGGCACGGCGGGCACACGTGAGGCCGTGGCCTCCGAGGAGCGCCGCCAGGTGGAGGCGGGGCAGGAGCCCACGCGCGCGGGCCTGGCGTCCCGGCATCCGCTGACCGGCGTCCGGGGCCTCGTCGCGGACAAGATGTCCCGCAGCAGGCGCGAGATACCGGAGGCCACCTGCTGGGTCGACGCCGACGCGACCGAGCTGCTCGCCGCCCGCGCCGCCATGAACGCCGCTGTGACGGAGCGCGACGGCCAGAAGGTGTCGCTGCTCGCGTTGTTCGCCCGCATCAGCGTGGCCGCGCTCGGCCGCTTCCCGGTGCTCAACTCCAGCGTGGACATGGAGGCGCGGGAGGTGCGCCGATTCGCCGACATCCACCTCGGGTTCGCCGCGCAGACCGATCGTGGCCTGGTCGTCCCCGTCGTACGGCACGCCCAGACACGGACGACGGAGTCGATCAACGCCGAGCTGATCCGGCTCACCGAGGAGGGGCGGGCCGGGAAGCTGACCCCCCGCGACCTCACCGGGGGGACGTTCACGCTGAACAACTACGGCGTGTTCGGGGTCGACGGCTCCACGCCGATCATCAACCACCCCGAGGCGGCCATGCTCGGCGTGGGCCGGATCGTGCCGAAGCCGTGGGTGCACCAGGGGGAGTTGGCGGTGCGGCATGTGGTCCAGCTGTCGCTCACGTTCGACCACCGGGTGTGCGACGGTGGTACGGCGGGCGGCTTCCTGCGGTACGTGGCGGACTGTGTCGAACAGCCGGCGTTGCTGCTGCGGTCGGTGTGA
- a CDS encoding TrmH family RNA methyltransferase, with the protein MNRTDAVGPDAAVRAWRALADTSVLLDGFHAIKHALRFDARVPVALTGDRAEVLALADELAPDVRDALDALLVEVPEERLRALVPRLHPTATAALAVRPSRAANLDALGRMPRTAPVVVLDDPRNLGNAGAVIRLAAGFGATGVVTTGTLDPWHPTVVRGGAGLHFATAVERMDIAGLPPGPVFALDAEGDDIRGLKLPDDAVLAFGSERSGLSAELRERADHLVSLPMRPQVSSYNLATSVGMALFHWSAGRPPGLET; encoded by the coding sequence ATGAACAGGACGGACGCGGTGGGCCCCGACGCCGCCGTGCGCGCCTGGCGCGCGCTCGCCGACACCTCCGTGCTGCTCGACGGCTTCCACGCGATCAAGCACGCGCTGCGCTTCGACGCACGGGTGCCGGTCGCGCTGACCGGTGACAGGGCCGAGGTGCTGGCCCTCGCGGACGAGCTGGCGCCGGACGTGAGGGACGCGCTGGACGCGCTCCTCGTGGAGGTCCCCGAGGAGCGGCTGCGCGCGCTGGTGCCGCGGCTGCACCCCACCGCGACGGCCGCCCTGGCAGTACGCCCTTCGCGCGCGGCCAATCTCGATGCGCTGGGCCGCATGCCGAGGACCGCGCCGGTCGTGGTGCTCGACGACCCCCGCAATCTGGGCAACGCCGGGGCGGTGATCCGGCTCGCCGCCGGGTTCGGCGCGACCGGTGTCGTCACGACCGGGACGCTCGACCCCTGGCACCCCACGGTCGTACGGGGTGGTGCGGGGCTGCACTTCGCGACGGCCGTGGAGCGGATGGACATCGCCGGACTGCCGCCGGGGCCGGTGTTCGCCCTCGACGCGGAGGGCGACGACATCCGGGGGCTGAAGCTCCCGGACGACGCGGTGCTCGCCTTCGGGTCCGAGCGCAGCGGCCTGTCGGCGGAGCTGCGGGAACGGGCCGATCACTTGGTCTCCCTGCCGATGCGCCCCCAGGTCTCCAGCTACAACCTGGCGACGAGTGTCGGCATGGCGCTCTTCCACTGGTCGGCGGGCAGGCCTCCGGGCCTGGAGACCTGA